The following coding sequences are from one Triticum aestivum cultivar Chinese Spring chromosome 5A, IWGSC CS RefSeq v2.1, whole genome shotgun sequence window:
- the LOC123104700 gene encoding auxin-responsive protein SAUR36-like: MTMIHPKRLAQLVRKWQRVKQVASRDDEVCCTTSPVADKGHCAIYTADGRRFEVPLEYLGTTVFGELLRMSQEEFGFTCDGRITLPFDAAVMEYVMCLLSRNASEEVERALLSSVVMPCQYLSCTVPHVTLHQQLAVCSS; encoded by the coding sequence ATGACCATGATCCACCCCAAGAGACTTGCTCAGTTGGTGAGGAAGTGGCAAAGGGTCAAGCAGGTAGCATCCAGAGACGACGAAGTATGCTGCACGACATCGCCAGTCGCAGATAAAGGTCACTGTGCCATCTACACGGCTGATGGGAGGCGGTTCGAGGTCCCGTTGGAGTATCTTGGCACGACAGTATTTGGCGAGCTGCTAAGGATGTCCCAGGAAGAGTTTGGGTTCACATGCGACGGCAGGATAACACTGCCCTTTGATGCAGCAGTGATGGAGTATGTCATGTGCTTGCTCAGTAGAAATGCATCGGAGGAAGTAGAGAGGGCGTTACTGAGCTCTGTAGTGATGCCTTGCCAATATCTAAGTTGTACGGTGCCACATGTAACGCTGCACCAGCAGCTTGCAGTTTGTAGCTCCTGA